One segment of Streptomyces bathyalis DNA contains the following:
- a CDS encoding methyltransferase domain-containing protein gives MSAPALAWCTEQDPYADALRAGRGPLFLRRPDGWLLPLEVERWCARADRADMSVLRRCTGAVLDIGCGPGRLVAALSGLGVPALGVDTSPAAISRTRGAGGAALQRSVFDPLPGEGRWQSALLLDGNIGIGGDPSRLLERIRELLAPDGLLFAEASSDEVEERSEVRLCDGTGGQGPAFLWARLGREALREQAEAAGWSVVEEWRCGERPFMALGRAGAARPSWRPGSGSGLSAVLTSR, from the coding sequence GTGAGCGCACCCGCCCTCGCGTGGTGTACGGAGCAGGACCCGTACGCCGACGCGCTCCGCGCCGGCCGTGGTCCGCTGTTCCTGCGGCGCCCCGACGGCTGGCTGCTGCCGCTGGAGGTGGAGCGGTGGTGCGCACGGGCAGACCGGGCGGACATGAGCGTCCTGCGGCGATGCACGGGAGCGGTTCTCGACATCGGCTGCGGCCCCGGGCGGCTGGTGGCCGCGCTGTCGGGGCTGGGCGTCCCCGCGCTGGGCGTCGACACCTCTCCCGCCGCGATCTCCCGCACGCGCGGGGCGGGTGGCGCGGCTCTCCAGCGGTCCGTCTTCGACCCGCTTCCGGGTGAAGGACGCTGGCAGAGCGCACTGCTGCTGGACGGAAACATCGGCATCGGAGGCGATCCGTCGAGGCTGCTGGAGCGCATACGTGAGCTCCTTGCACCCGACGGGCTGTTGTTCGCGGAGGCCTCGTCCGACGAGGTCGAGGAGAGGAGCGAGGTGCGCCTCTGTGACGGCACCGGCGGTCAGGGCCCCGCATTCCTGTGGGCGAGGCTGGGCCGCGAAGCGCTCCGGGAGCAGGCGGAGGCAGCGGGTTGGAGCGTCGTGGAGGAATGGCGGTGCGGCGAGCGGCCGTTCATGGCCCTCGGCCGCGCCGGCGCGGCGCGTCCGTCCTGGCGGCCAGGCAGCGGTTCGGGCCTCTCGGCCGTACTCACCAGCCGGTGA